In Aequorivita sp. H23M31, a single window of DNA contains:
- a CDS encoding TlpA family protein disulfide reductase: MKNIILIAIICLFAACKQEQPPKDYAVIHGKITNPTENTPLRLYDPVTSESILIEVAEDGTYSDTLRLKEPAYFNAVYNNVFSFYLANDMDVELNFDGNKISETITYSGKGAAENEFLKYKSKRTGELMGEDYKEYLGLDQDAFDSRTSAYSKDLLDKLEDKNSDYTQAFIASEKENLDQFKKDIQAQHEEQLKINKVLSPGLPSPEFTDYVNYKGGTSSLSDFKGKYVYIDVWATWCIPCIYEMPYLIDIEKEYEGKNIEFIGLSIDRKKDEDKWRKMIVDKGLLGTQLLADNEIDSEFVRDYFIQGIPRFILLDPEGNIVSYDAPRPSEPRLKELFTSLNI, encoded by the coding sequence ATGAAAAATATAATTTTAATTGCCATCATTTGTCTTTTTGCTGCTTGTAAGCAAGAACAACCGCCGAAGGATTACGCTGTAATTCACGGAAAGATCACAAATCCTACAGAAAATACTCCACTTCGACTTTACGATCCAGTAACATCGGAATCTATCTTAATTGAAGTCGCTGAAGATGGTACTTATAGTGATACATTAAGGCTAAAAGAACCAGCATATTTTAATGCCGTCTATAATAATGTTTTTAGCTTCTACCTAGCTAATGATATGGATGTTGAACTAAACTTCGACGGTAACAAAATTTCTGAAACCATTACTTATTCGGGGAAGGGTGCTGCGGAAAATGAATTTCTAAAGTATAAATCCAAAAGAACTGGTGAACTAATGGGAGAGGATTATAAAGAATATCTTGGTCTAGATCAGGATGCTTTTGATTCAAGAACTTCTGCATATTCAAAGGATCTTTTGGATAAACTGGAAGATAAAAATTCAGATTATACCCAGGCTTTTATTGCTTCTGAAAAGGAGAATTTAGATCAATTTAAAAAAGATATCCAAGCGCAGCACGAGGAGCAATTGAAGATAAATAAAGTTTTAAGTCCGGGTTTGCCTTCTCCTGAATTTACCGATTATGTAAATTACAAGGGCGGAACCAGTTCTCTTTCAGATTTTAAAGGAAAGTACGTTTATATCGATGTTTGGGCCACTTGGTGTATTCCTTGTATTTATGAAATGCCTTATTTGATTGATATTGAAAAGGAATATGAAGGAAAAAACATTGAGTTTATCGGACTTTCAATCGACAGAAAAAAGGACGAAGACAAATGGCGCAAAATGATAGTTGATAAGGGATTGTTGGGAACCCAGCTTTTGGCGGATAATGAAATAGATTCGGAGTTTGTTCGTGATTATTTTATCCAGGGAATTCCACGGTTTATTCTTTTGGATCCAGAGGGAAATATTGTTAGTTATGATGCTCCGCGTCCATCCGAACCAAGATTGAAGGAATTGTTTACCTCATTGAATATTTAG